One genomic window of Trichomycterus rosablanca isolate fTriRos1 chromosome 1, fTriRos1.hap1, whole genome shotgun sequence includes the following:
- the LOC134319541 gene encoding alpha-2Da adrenergic receptor-like — protein MAGLNDTAEHNGTAEWPHSGAAAAFIIFVASLLILVTIVGNALVIVAVLTSHALRAPQNLFLVSLASADILVAALVIPFSLANEVMGYWRFGSAWCALYLALDVLFCTSSIVHLCAISLDRYWSVTKAVSYNAKRTPTRIKATIAVVWAISAVISFPPLVMTEHNERECLINDEPWYILSSALVSFFAPAFIMIAVYRKIYRVAKQRASAVFAAKNGNARPRISPSEPCLARNAKPDAESPSSLSSGSNQQHKLRRNEDDDDDEEELDDIDLEESCAWEGESKPPRFTKRGKKDTRTESNCCRSSPWASKPRTSRISRPLTTARPSARKTRAAQLRERRFTFVLAVVMGVFVLCWFPFFFTYSLQAVCGERCGAPEGLFKLFFWIGYCNSSVNPIIYTIFNRDFRKAFKKILCASAPQRT, from the coding sequence ATGGCAGGGCTAAACGACACGGCGGAGCACAATGGAACTGCGGAGTGGCCGCACAGTGGAGCGGCTGCGGCTTTTATCATCTTCGTGGCGTCTCTTCTTATACTTGTCACTATTGTCGGGAACGCTCTGGTCATTGTAGCTGTGCTGACGAGCCATGCGTTGCGTGCGCCACAAAATCTGTTTCTGGTGTCACTGGCGTCCGCGGACATCCTCGTAGCGGCTTTGGTGATCCCATTCTCGCTCGCCAATGAAGTGATGGGATATTGGCGATTCGGGAGCGCATGGTGCGCGCTCTACCTGGCGCTGGACGTGCTCTTTTGCACTTCATCCATCGTGCACTTGTGCGCTATCAGCCTGGATAGATACTGGTCTGTGACTAAAGCTGTGAGCTATAACGCAAAGCGCACTCCGACGCGCATTAAAGCCACGATCGCGGTGGTGTGGGCAATTTCTGCGGTCATTTCGTTCCCTCCTCTGGTGATGACCGAACATAATGAAAGAGAATGTCTGATCAATGATGAGCCGTGGTATATTCTGTCCTCAGCTCTTGTGTCATTCTTTGCGCCTGCGTTTATCATGATCGCGGTGTACCGCAAGATCTACCGGGTGGCCAAGCAGCGCGCTTCTGCAGTTTTCGCCGCGAAAAATGGAAACGCGCGGCCGCGCATCTCGCCATCTGAGCCGTGCCTGGCGCGCAACGCCAAACCGGACGCGGAGAGCCCGAGCAGCCTGAGCTCCGGCAGCAACCAGCAGCACAAACTGCGGCGTAACGAGGATGACGACGACGATGAAGAGGAGCTGGACGATATCGATTTAGAGGAGAGCTGTGCTTGGGAAGGTGAGTCAAAACCACCGCGATTTACTAAGCGTGGGAAAAAAGATACCCGGACTGAGAGCAACTGCTGCCGCTCGTCTCCATGGGCATCCAAACCGCGCACATCCCGCATCTCCCGCCCGCTAACAACTGCCAGACCGAGTGCGCGAAAAACCCGAGCAGCACAGCTTCGGGAAAGACGTTTCACATTCGTACTGGCTGTAGTAATGGGGGTGTTTGTTCTCTGCTGGTTCCCATTCTTTTTCACCTACAGTTTGCAGGCGGTGTGCGGGGAACGGTGCGGCGCTCCTGAGGGACTCTTCAAGCTCTTTTTCTGGATCGGATACTGTAACAGCTCCGTGAACCCAATCATTTACACCATTTTTAACCGGGACTTCCGAAAGGCTTTTAAGAAAATCTTGTGCGCATCTGCACCCCAACGCACCTAA